The Chanos chanos chromosome 6, fChaCha1.1, whole genome shotgun sequence genome includes a region encoding these proteins:
- the LOC115815575 gene encoding uncharacterized protein LOC115815575, with translation MDIVVHRCLFLTFISNFFSHYGCVSENCTKAVIARRSSLSVPSGGSVSLSCDVRHCGADKWSGGWVRSEEGSHTIITASSRRVLSNITRTPSQTSLLVSFQNISQSESGSYMCEIRWPDGTNSLGHVTYVNVTYINVTEAVGSQRKVSHRILVCFGASLCFPLALVLACCLSDKPPQVPPRSYNTPNPLPEPQNLVVYAALAVGRPKQHNFSPKREPTQPTVYSSLQFS, from the exons ATGGACATAGTTGTTCATCGGTGTCTGTTTCTCACTTTTATCTCAAATTTTTTCAGTCACTATG GCTGTGTCTCTGAAAACTGCACAAAAGCTGTCATTGCAAGGCGCAGTTCCCTCTCTGTGCCAAGTGGGGGTAGTGTTTCACTGTCATGTGATGTACGGCACTGTGGGGCAGACAAGTGGAGTGGTGGATGGGTGCGGTCAGAAGAAGGATCCCATACCATAATAACTGCTTCTTCCAGACGGGTTCTGTCTAACATAACCCGGACCCCCAGCCAGACAAGCTTACTGGTCAGCTTTCAAAACATCAGCCAGTCAGAGTCTGGGTCGTATATGTGTGAAATAAGATGGCCAGATGGCACCAATAGTCTTGGACATGTGACATATGTCAATGTGACATACATCAATGTAACTGAAG ctGTCGGCTCCCAGAGAAAAGTGTCTCACAGGATCTTGGTGTGTTTTGgtgcttctctgtgttttcctctggcTTTGGTGCTGGCCTGCTGCTTGTCTGACAAACCGCCCCAGGTCCCCCCTCGCTCTTACAATACCC CCAACCCTTTGCCTGAACCACAAAACCTG GTGGTCTATGCGGCCCTGGCTGTGGGTCGTCCGAAACAGCACAATTTCAGTCCCAAGCGAGAACCGACACAGCCAACCGTTTACTCTTCTCTCCAGTTCTCCTGA